The stretch of DNA CAACAACATGGCGGCGGGCGCGGCCATCAACTGGCTGCGCTATATGGAAATATCACGCTCCTGGACCCAAATCGATCTGGATAACCTCGGCGTCGTCAGGATGCGTTCAAGCGTGACCGGCATTAGCCACGTCGAGGGCAAAACCAACACCGTCAATCTCAACTATACCCATCAGGAAAACCTGTTTACCCTGTGGCGCAGTTTACGCTTTGGCGATAATTTACAAACCTGGCTGGAAGAGAACGCCGCGCTGCCAACAGCTCGCTGCGCCCGACCCGGTGAAGCCTGTGAGGAACCCAAATGAAATACTTTACCGCCGCGCTGCTGGCATCGATGGCCCTGATGCTGGCGGGGTGCACGCCGCGCATCGAAGTGGCCGCGCCCAAAGAGCCGATAACCATCAATATGAACGTCAAAATAGAACACGAGATCCGCATCAAGGTGGATAAAGACGTCGAAAGCCTGCTTAAAAACCGTAGCGATTTGTTCTGATTAGGGGAACGGCGATGAAATCAATGATTAAAGGCGTGCTGCTGGCCGGCCTGTTCTTCAGCGCGTCAGCGATGGCGCTCACCCTGAGCGAAGCTCGTGAACAAGGCCGGGTAGGCGAAACGCTCAGCGGCTATATCGCGCCGATTAAGCAGGACCCGGACACGCTTGCGCTGGTGAAAAGCATCAATGAAGGCCGCGCCCGGCATTATCAGCAGCTGGCGGACACCAATAATGTCTCAATCAACGAAGTCGCGCGGCTGGCGGGGCAAAAACTGGTGGACAGAGCGCCCGCCGGTGAATACGTGCGCGGCCTGAACGGGCAGTGGATGAAGAAATAGCTTTATGTCTATTCCCCCTCTCCCTGGAAGGGAGAGGGAATAAACAATGTTCACCATCGTCTATTTTCCCCCTCGCCCCTCTGGGAGAGGGCCGGGGTGAGGGTTACCTTTCAGGCCGCCTGAAAGCGCTTGCGATACTCCCCCGGAGATACACCAAACCTGCCTTTGAACGCCGTTGAAAAATGGCTGTGATCGGCAAATCCCCAGCTGTAGCCAATGCCTGCCAGCTTCTCGCTGTGGCTCGCCGTACGTAGCGCCTGGGCGCAGAGATCGAGCCGCCGGTTTTTGATGTACTGAGCCACCACCAGGCCTTTATCGGCAAACAGGCGATAGAGGCTTCTTACCGACATCCCGGACTCGGCGGCAATCCACTCCGGGCGCAGGGTTTCCGACTGAATATGTTCGTCAATCAGCGTCATTACTTTTTGCAGATGGCGATCGCGCTTTGAATGCGGCAGGCTGTGCCGGGTCAGCGCCGGAGCAAGCAGACAGGCAATCGCCTCAAGCGTGGCTTCACTTTCTCCGCCGGTCAGGCCGTCGCTGCCCATGCTTTCACGCAGCAGGCCGTGGCTGAGGCGAACCATCGGCATTTCGGCCGGGAGCCTTTGCGCGCAGGGGATTTCCCCCAGACGCAGGTGCTGCTCCAGCAGGTGGCGGGGCAGCAACAGCGAAACCTGCTTCGCCCCGTGGGTATAGGTAAAACAGCTGGGGCGTGAGGCGTCGATAAGCGTGATATCTCCCTGGCCGAGCACGGCCTGGTTTTCCCCTTGCTCCATCACGGCTTCGCCCTCCATCTGGAAGACGGTATAGAACCAGGCGTCGTTACTTTGGGCGACTTCGCGGCTTGTTCTGAGCAAACGAGCCTGGTTAATCTCTACCACGCTGAGTTTAATAGCATGGGCAAGATGCTCCCTCAGGCTGCCGTGAAACCCTTGCTCAAGCGCCGCGCCCGAGAAACGACCACATGCGACATTCACCTTCTCCAGCCATCTTTCGAATCGCTCGTTATGTTGTCTTTCCGCCATAGATCCTCACTTATCGCCGCCCGAAGCCAATAACTATAGGTAAACGTGATTCAAAAAAAGAATCATCATCAACATTTGTGTAGCGTGTCACAGCCAACAAAGCGAATGTCAGCCGCAGAAAACCCTAACCTCAACATAACGCCTAGAATGAAGGGGGGCTACACGATAATGACCTTGATAAGGAGATGCTATGACTGAGCCAGAAACGGTAAGCGTGCTGGGCAATGTGCGCCAGTTTCTTCAGCGTTCTCATGGGCTTTACATTGACGGCGGCTGGCAGGAGTCTGACAGCGAAGCGCGTCTACCGGTTTTTAACCCTGCAGACGGGCAACAGATTTCCAGCAGCGCCGATGCCAGTGTGGCGGATGTTGACCGGGCGGTAACGTCTGCCTGGCGTGCGTTTAGCCGCGGCGTATGGGCTAATATGCTGCCTGCCGGGCGAGAAAGAGTCCTGCTGCGTTTCGCAGATCTGCTTGAGCAAAATACGGAAGAGCTGGCGCAGCTTGAGACGCTTGAACAGGGCAAGTCCATCAACATTTCCCGCGCGTTTGAGGTTGGCTGCACGCTGAACTGGATGCGTTATACCGCAGGCCTGACGACGAAAATCAGCGGCCAGACGCTCGATGTGTCTATTCCTATGCCGGAAGGCGCACGCTATCAGGCGTGGACGCGCAAAGAGCCGGTTGGCGTTGTGGCGGGCATAGTACCGTGGAACTTCCCGCTGCTGATTGGCATGTGGAAAGTGATGCCGGCCCTGGCCGCAGGCTGTTCTATTGTCGTTAAGCCTTCGGAAACCACGCCGCTGACGCTGCTGCGCATGGCGGAGCTGGCGACCGAGGCTGGCGTACCGGACGGCGTATTCAACGTGGTGACCGGCAGCGGCGCGGGCTGTGGTAAAGCGCTGACCGAACATCCGCTGATTGCCAAGGTCAGCTTTACCGGTTCGACCGCGACGGGAAAGGGCATCGCCAGAGCGGCGGCAGACAGGTTAACGCGCGTAACGCTGGAGCTGGGGGGCAAAAACCCGGCTATCGTGCTGAAAGATGCCGACCCGGCAATGGTCATTGAAGGCTTAATGGCGGGCAGTTTCCTCAATCAAGGGCAGGTGTGTGCCGCCAGCTCGCGGATTTATATCGAGGCGCCGCTGTTCGACACGCTGGTGAGTGGTTTTGAGCAGGCGGTGAAATCACTGCAGGTAGGGGCGGGCATGGATCCGGCCGCCCATATCAACCCGTTAGTTTCGAAGGTTCAGCAGCAAAAAGTCGCCGGTTATCTGGCCCAGGCAGAGGAGCAGCGGGCTGAACTTATCTCCGGCAATCCAGGCCCGCAGGGCAGCGGCTACTACATTGCGCCGACGCTGGTGGTAAACCCTTCAGCCAGCCTGCGGCTCACCAAAGAAGAGGTCTTTGGCCCGGTGGTCAACCTCGTGCGGGTGGCGGATGCGGAAGAAGCGTTGCGGCTGGCTAACGACAGCGACTACGGCCTTACGGCGAGCCTGTGGACCAACAGCCTGCAGGCGGCAATGCAGTATACCGGGCGCATTCAGGCCGGTACGGTTTGGGTAAACAGCCACACGCTTATCGATGCCAACATGCCCTTCGGTGGCATGAAGCAGTCAGGCACAGGCCGCGATTTTGGCCCCCACTGGCTCGACGCCTATACCGAAACCAAAACGGTTTGCGTGCGTTACTGAATGTGAGCACATTTCGGCGCTTATCACGGCCCGGAATTATCTGTCGCTGGTAATCTGATGGTCCCCCTCCCGCGAGGGGAGATCGTTGTCCGATCTTGACCATTAATCATGATAATAAATGTTGCTACCTTCAGACCGGGTTTTCCCGGTCTTTTTTTTGCATTTTTTTGTCAAGAAGGCGCTATTTTAGTCATGAAGTATTTGCGTTAAGTGACTATCTCTTCGGGCACACATTTGTCCATGCGACCTTATTTTGCGTAAAACTTACGGCAATGTAACATTTATGGAAAAACAACCAAAAATGAGCAGCCCGGATTTATCGGCATATTTCCCCGAAATGTAAAATTGATGTAAATCAAAGCCTGTTCCATAACCTTATGAATTATAACTGTTAGCTATTTGTGTTTATGTATTCATTCGTCGGGGTTATCGATCGCTATGCCCCGGCCCCTTCCTTTTAAGTAACACACTGTTAACAATAAATGATTGGTGAGGTTAAATTTTCTTTGGTAGGATTTTTCTTACAAACGATTCGGGAAAAGGATGGGGCCAGTTTGATCCCCCGAATTAAATAAGTCATATTGCGTGTCGCCTTTATATTAAGAGGCAGTGAAATTGTGACCTTCATTTTTTAAGAAGAAACGAAAGCGAAGGATAGTTTTCTACCTCTTTTTAGTCAGAACGTATTGTTTCATGAAATTAATGCAAAACCACGCTGTGAGTATTTAAATTTAAATATTACAGCCGTTTAAAAGAAATAATTTATCGAGCCGTGCCTGTTTATATCCAATACAGGACGGCACAACATCATCCAGATTATTACGTTGGATAAGGATATCGCCGTCTATGCTTCAGTCTTATTCCCTGCCAGCCATGATCCTTGCCGTTCTTTGCCTCGGCAGCGGCATGCAGGTGAATGCCGCGCCGACACCGGCCTGGGCCACGGCACCCGGCATTGCGCAGGCGTCAACCCTGACGCTGGGGGAAAGTATTCTGTTCGCGCTCGACCGCGATCCGTCCGTCTCTCAGCAGGCGGCGCAGTTCGGTATTGGGCAGGCGCAGATTGATCAAGCCCGAAGCGCCTGGATGCCGCAGATTTCTCTCAACGGCAGTACCGGTCACTCACGTACCACGGACTCAAGCGGCTCGCTCAAGAACTCGGCGGCCTACGGACTGAGCCTGACTCAGCTGGTGTATGACTTTGGTAAAACCAACAGCAACATCAGCCAGCAGCAAAGCCAGCGCGAAAGCTACCGCTATCAGCTGATGGCGACGCTAACCGGCGTGGCGGAAAAAACCGCCCAGGCGTATGTCGACCTGAAGCGTAACGAGGCGCTGGTCGCGGCGACGGAAGAGAGTATCGCCGCGCTGCAAAACGTGAACACCATGGCAAAGCTGCGCGCTGATGCCGGGCTGAGTTCAAGTTCAGACGTGCTGCAAACCCAGACGCGCATCGCCGGGATGCGCTCGACGCTGGAGCAGTACCTGGCCGCGGGGCAGAGTGCAAAGGCCAGGCTGGCGGTGCTAACCGGCGTAAGCGCCGCGAACTATCAGGCCATGCCCGCGCGCCTGGCGCTGGAGCAGGCACCGCTCGACAACATCGATTACTCGCTGATCCCCAGCGTGCTGGCTGCTGAGGCGATGCGTGAATCCTCGGGATATGCCGTAGAGAAAGCAAAATCAGGCCACTGGCCGACGCTAAGCCTGCGGGGCGGG from Cedecea neteri encodes:
- a CDS encoding YdbL family protein, coding for MKSMIKGVLLAGLFFSASAMALTLSEAREQGRVGETLSGYIAPIKQDPDTLALVKSINEGRARHYQQLADTNNVSINEVARLAGQKLVDRAPAGEYVRGLNGQWMKK
- a CDS encoding YnbE family lipoprotein; its protein translation is MKYFTAALLASMALMLAGCTPRIEVAAPKEPITINMNVKIEHEIRIKVDKDVESLLKNRSDLF
- a CDS encoding aldehyde dehydrogenase family protein, whose product is MTEPETVSVLGNVRQFLQRSHGLYIDGGWQESDSEARLPVFNPADGQQISSSADASVADVDRAVTSAWRAFSRGVWANMLPAGRERVLLRFADLLEQNTEELAQLETLEQGKSINISRAFEVGCTLNWMRYTAGLTTKISGQTLDVSIPMPEGARYQAWTRKEPVGVVAGIVPWNFPLLIGMWKVMPALAAGCSIVVKPSETTPLTLLRMAELATEAGVPDGVFNVVTGSGAGCGKALTEHPLIAKVSFTGSTATGKGIARAAADRLTRVTLELGGKNPAIVLKDADPAMVIEGLMAGSFLNQGQVCAASSRIYIEAPLFDTLVSGFEQAVKSLQVGAGMDPAAHINPLVSKVQQQKVAGYLAQAEEQRAELISGNPGPQGSGYYIAPTLVVNPSASLRLTKEEVFGPVVNLVRVADAEEALRLANDSDYGLTASLWTNSLQAAMQYTGRIQAGTVWVNSHTLIDANMPFGGMKQSGTGRDFGPHWLDAYTETKTVCVRY
- the feaR gene encoding transcriptional regulator FeaR, translated to MAERQHNERFERWLEKVNVACGRFSGAALEQGFHGSLREHLAHAIKLSVVEINQARLLRTSREVAQSNDAWFYTVFQMEGEAVMEQGENQAVLGQGDITLIDASRPSCFTYTHGAKQVSLLLPRHLLEQHLRLGEIPCAQRLPAEMPMVRLSHGLLRESMGSDGLTGGESEATLEAIACLLAPALTRHSLPHSKRDRHLQKVMTLIDEHIQSETLRPEWIAAESGMSVRSLYRLFADKGLVVAQYIKNRRLDLCAQALRTASHSEKLAGIGYSWGFADHSHFSTAFKGRFGVSPGEYRKRFQAA
- a CDS encoding TolC family outer membrane protein, with protein sequence MLQSYSLPAMILAVLCLGSGMQVNAAPTPAWATAPGIAQASTLTLGESILFALDRDPSVSQQAAQFGIGQAQIDQARSAWMPQISLNGSTGHSRTTDSSGSLKNSAAYGLSLTQLVYDFGKTNSNISQQQSQRESYRYQLMATLTGVAEKTAQAYVDLKRNEALVAATEESIAALQNVNTMAKLRADAGLSSSSDVLQTQTRIAGMRSTLEQYLAAGQSAKARLAVLTGVSAANYQAMPARLALEQAPLDNIDYSLIPSVLAAEAMRESSGYAVEKAKSGHWPTLSLRGGRTRYQSNNSAYWDDQIQLNVDAPIYQGGAVSAQVEQAQGARRIAASQVEQAKFDVLQKASVAMADWNGAKGRETAGKLQLENARRAREVYKNEYKLSKRSLNDLLSVEQDVFQAAYAQINADFDGWQAAVIYAAAVDNLLPLTGVEKNAASKLPDLK